A DNA window from Bacteroidota bacterium contains the following coding sequences:
- a CDS encoding LysR substrate-binding domain-containing protein: MRDLEYIVAVGKHGSFSYAAALCHVSQPSLSTQVKKVEAELGVSLFKRSRRSVEVTAYGSRFIERAEQILALLEEVRDMADEAVDMIKGKITVGGILTVAPYLFSYVVKSVKKHAPNIDLVLKEATTGNLVKGMLTREIDMAIISLPTDDNVFESVSLFEEPFYLAVADAHPLAAKEIIDDQALKGQDLILLDEGHCFRKQALDICHSTTARENALLSATSLETVRHFVSTETGITLIPQMAIKQNDGITYLPLANQHFKREIGVIWQKSSPKRSLIARMIEVLQEASVLLQQSLVHDVVPQGSSNT, encoded by the coding sequence TTGAGAGATCTTGAATATATTGTGGCTGTTGGGAAACACGGGAGTTTTAGCTATGCGGCAGCGCTATGCCATGTGTCCCAGCCTTCGCTAAGTACGCAGGTGAAAAAAGTTGAGGCAGAGCTAGGTGTTTCGTTGTTTAAACGGAGCCGGCGGAGTGTTGAAGTTACCGCCTACGGATCGCGATTTATTGAGCGAGCTGAGCAAATACTGGCGCTACTGGAAGAGGTTCGGGATATGGCCGACGAGGCTGTGGACATGATCAAGGGTAAAATAACCGTTGGAGGTATCTTAACTGTAGCGCCCTACTTGTTTTCTTACGTGGTAAAGAGTGTTAAAAAACATGCTCCGAATATCGATCTTGTACTGAAGGAGGCGACAACAGGAAACCTGGTTAAAGGGATGTTGACACGGGAGATTGATATGGCAATTATCAGCTTACCCACAGATGACAATGTGTTTGAATCTGTGTCATTGTTTGAAGAACCTTTCTACCTCGCAGTTGCTGATGCACATCCGCTTGCTGCAAAAGAGATCATAGATGATCAGGCTTTGAAGGGGCAAGACCTGATCTTATTGGATGAAGGCCATTGTTTTCGAAAACAAGCACTCGACATTTGTCACAGTACAACGGCTCGCGAGAATGCTTTGTTAAGTGCGACAAGTCTTGAAACGGTGCGTCATTTTGTCTCTACAGAGACTGGCATCACGCTCATCCCGCAAATGGCTATAAAACAGAACGATGGTATTACGTATCTCCCGTTGGCTAATCAACACTTTAAGCGGGAAATTGGTGTTATTTGGCAAAAATCTTCTCCGAAACGGTCTTTGATTGCCCGGATGATTGAGGTGTTGCAGGAAGCATCTGTGCTCCTGCAACAAAGTTTAGTACATGATGTTGTGCCTCAAGGCTCTTCGAACACATGA
- a CDS encoding alpha/beta hydrolase has product MLSRLLQFVVLALLLVAGCGPLPQDGEQTEGTVVLLHGLARTSNSMRVMEKALLADGYRTCNINYPSTYHPVAVLVRDYVLPALRDCVRNGRSREEDSLLEDVRRAHFVTHSMGGIIVRVLQRQQIIGNMGRVVMLGPPNRGSELVDRLGDLRLFGWLNGPAGQQLSTADTSFVNQLPPATGLSLGVIAGNASLNPVYSGIIPGDDDGKVSVSRTRLDGMRDHLVLPVSHSFMMKNAEVIRQTKHFLRYGQFDHQ; this is encoded by the coding sequence GTGCTTTCCCGGCTTCTCCAGTTTGTTGTTCTGGCACTGTTGCTGGTGGCCGGCTGTGGGCCGCTGCCGCAAGATGGTGAGCAAACTGAAGGTACAGTAGTTTTATTGCACGGATTGGCCCGCACATCAAACTCGATGCGGGTGATGGAGAAGGCCTTACTGGCTGATGGATATCGCACGTGTAACATCAATTACCCTTCCACGTATCACCCGGTCGCTGTGCTTGTCCGCGACTATGTGCTGCCGGCTCTGCGAGACTGCGTACGTAACGGGCGCTCGCGCGAAGAAGACAGCTTGTTGGAAGATGTGCGGCGTGCGCATTTTGTTACCCATTCGATGGGCGGAATCATTGTGCGGGTATTGCAGCGTCAGCAAATTATTGGCAACATGGGCCGCGTAGTAATGCTCGGGCCTCCCAATAGAGGGTCTGAGCTGGTTGATCGGCTCGGCGACCTGCGTTTGTTTGGTTGGCTCAATGGGCCGGCAGGTCAGCAACTTTCAACTGCAGACACAAGTTTTGTAAATCAATTGCCGCCGGCCACAGGCCTGTCCTTGGGCGTAATTGCCGGCAATGCTTCCTTAAACCCGGTATATTCAGGCATAATTCCAGGTGACGACGATGGTAAAGTAAGCGTGTCCCGCACCCGTCTTGACGGCATGCGCGACCACTTGGTTCTTCCCGTATCTCATTCATTCATGATGAAGAACGCTGAAGTAATCAGGCAAACCAAACACTTCTTGCGCTACGGTCAATTCGACCATCAATAA
- a CDS encoding dihydrofolate reductase family protein, whose product MTDLVYYVASSLDGYIAAPDGSFDKFLWDDDVVKDFFASYAWFDSVLMGRKTYDVAYKQGITNPYPDLKTYVVSRSLKTAPDPNVTIVPDRVPDLVRSLKASENKPIWLCGGGELAAQLFNEQLIDRMIIKLNPLILGEGIPLFTGAVKSADLALTETQSYDCGISVRHYTVAYHE is encoded by the coding sequence TTGACTGACCTCGTGTATTACGTCGCGAGCTCGCTGGATGGCTATATCGCTGCACCAGACGGCTCTTTTGATAAATTTCTATGGGACGACGACGTTGTTAAAGACTTTTTTGCATCATATGCCTGGTTTGATAGCGTCCTGATGGGGCGTAAAACCTACGATGTTGCCTACAAGCAGGGGATCACCAATCCGTACCCTGATTTAAAAACCTACGTGGTTTCCCGATCATTAAAAACTGCTCCCGATCCCAACGTTACCATTGTACCGGATCGTGTACCTGATCTTGTAAGGTCGTTAAAAGCATCGGAAAACAAACCCATTTGGTTATGTGGCGGAGGAGAGCTGGCTGCACAGCTGTTTAATGAGCAGCTGATTGATCGCATGATCATTAAGCTCAATCCACTGATTTTGGGAGAAGGGATCCCGTTATTTACTGGTGCAGTAAAATCTGCCGACCTTGCACTTACTGAAACCCAATCGTATGATTGTGGCATTTCCGTAAGGCACTATACGGTTGCCTATCATGAGTAA
- a CDS encoding DUF1080 domain-containing protein: MKTMIQRCLLLFLFCGAVPAVGQSALTAHPDASLDGWQDLFTADLSNAIYQKEVWTVDQGVLTASEDQTIWSARVYDNFVLDLEFKNADGTNSGVIIHGTDMINWVPNSVEIQIADDYNKKWAESPANWQCAAVFGHKAASKQVVKRPGEWNHMTIKAVDQHISVVLNGEQVIDIDMGEYTSAKDNPDGSAVPEWLTTPLSALPTYGHIGLQGKHGDATVWFRNLRVKVL; encoded by the coding sequence ATGAAAACTATGATCCAACGGTGCCTGCTTCTATTTTTGTTTTGCGGTGCCGTACCCGCAGTTGGCCAGTCAGCATTGACTGCCCATCCTGATGCCAGCCTTGATGGATGGCAGGATCTGTTTACAGCAGATCTTTCTAATGCAATTTATCAAAAAGAAGTCTGGACAGTAGACCAGGGCGTACTCACTGCTTCCGAAGATCAAACGATTTGGAGCGCACGTGTATATGATAATTTTGTGCTGGATCTTGAGTTCAAAAACGCTGATGGAACCAACAGCGGTGTGATTATTCATGGGACAGATATGATTAACTGGGTGCCCAACTCGGTTGAGATTCAAATTGCAGACGACTACAACAAGAAGTGGGCAGAGTCGCCCGCAAACTGGCAATGTGCAGCTGTTTTTGGGCACAAAGCTGCGAGCAAGCAGGTGGTCAAAAGACCTGGCGAATGGAATCACATGACCATTAAGGCGGTTGATCAACACATTTCTGTTGTGCTGAATGGCGAACAGGTGATCGATATCGATATGGGTGAGTACACATCAGCTAAAGACAACCCTGATGGCTCAGCTGTCCCGGAATGGTTGACCACGCCTTTGTCGGCATTGCCTACATACGGACACATCGGATTGCAGGGCAAACATGGCGATGCAACGGTGTGGTTTAGGAATCTACGGGTTAAAGTATTATAG
- a CDS encoding TonB-dependent receptor: MMSKLYSNFPLLLLFALTIQVAQAQQGTLRGFVTDGVTEQALQGASVALSDDAGALQGAVTDGDGYYVIQRITAGDYTLRISFIGYETFQQDLTFGPGASLTQNVILNPSEESLDELVVQAERESGVTAVSAGLESVVPAQIERVPMPGVTGDLASYLQTMPGITIQGDRGGQFFVRGGALDQNLALIDGMPIYMPFHVLSFYSAFPEEIINNADIYTGGFGARYGTRMSSVMDVSIRNGNKQNLAGSVSLAPFLSTARIEGPLIKDHLSVIGSIRHSLIEDVIPNMLGQELPYRFGDVFGKVHAFINANNSLSFTAIHTYDRGDIAGTVKSFEGDALSTAPVDSNTVFWNNTVFGGKYTYISQSLPLLVELSANQSEMTNEIGTTSSPERTSGIESFDVAAHFTYYLDQNEVHAGFMRRESTLRYALGGQFQGVPEIASNDLEELDAYVEANFTFPAINLNFQPGIHWYQLPDIDEQWIDPRVRLSWSPIAAKDKFSLNAAWGIYHQGTAGLNDERDVGNLFTAWLPSPAGAIPESQHFILGTNIQLYPWLSVALEGFAKTFDNLTVPVFSALPSFTTSLQAADGEAFGYDFRLDFKDRPFWGESKLDGYMSYAFSKVEYKASNVTYTPAHDRRHQFNVLLHAEKDQLGVTAQFQYGSGLPFTESSGFDVFLLLTPDTDVTTEAGQDRILYGSPFDGRQPAYHRLDLWLERRIDKGRTVVTLRAGAINVLNRNNLFYYDLFTFSRVDQLPFIPSVCLKVELR; this comes from the coding sequence ATGATGTCAAAACTCTATTCCAACTTCCCTCTTCTGCTTCTGTTTGCCCTAACGATTCAGGTAGCGCAAGCACAACAAGGGACCCTTCGTGGCTTCGTCACTGACGGTGTAACGGAGCAGGCACTCCAGGGTGCATCCGTTGCGCTGTCGGATGATGCGGGTGCACTGCAGGGTGCAGTAACCGACGGTGATGGGTACTATGTTATCCAACGGATTACTGCGGGTGATTATACGCTTCGGATTTCCTTCATTGGTTATGAGACGTTCCAACAAGATCTCACGTTTGGTCCCGGGGCTTCACTAACACAAAATGTGATCTTGAATCCGTCTGAAGAGTCGCTCGACGAGTTGGTTGTGCAAGCAGAGCGTGAAAGCGGGGTAACTGCTGTGTCTGCAGGCCTGGAATCTGTTGTGCCGGCGCAAATAGAACGTGTGCCCATGCCCGGTGTAACCGGTGACCTTGCGAGTTACCTGCAAACGATGCCAGGCATCACAATCCAGGGGGACCGCGGGGGGCAATTTTTTGTACGTGGCGGCGCGCTCGACCAAAACCTGGCGCTTATCGATGGCATGCCCATCTACATGCCCTTTCACGTATTAAGCTTCTACTCAGCTTTTCCCGAAGAAATCATCAACAACGCAGACATTTACACAGGTGGCTTTGGTGCGCGTTACGGGACGCGTATGTCCTCCGTTATGGATGTCAGCATCAGAAACGGCAACAAACAAAATCTCGCCGGCTCTGTGTCGCTTGCCCCCTTCCTGAGCACAGCTCGGATCGAAGGACCGCTTATCAAAGACCACCTTTCAGTGATCGGATCGATCAGGCATTCGTTGATTGAAGATGTAATTCCGAATATGCTGGGCCAGGAATTGCCTTATCGTTTTGGGGATGTTTTTGGCAAAGTGCATGCGTTCATTAACGCAAACAACAGCCTGTCTTTTACGGCTATCCATACCTACGACCGCGGTGACATCGCCGGCACGGTCAAATCATTTGAAGGTGACGCGCTTTCTACAGCGCCCGTGGACAGCAATACAGTATTTTGGAATAACACAGTCTTCGGTGGTAAGTACACTTACATTTCCCAAAGCCTGCCTTTGCTGGTAGAACTTTCGGCAAATCAGTCGGAAATGACCAATGAAATTGGTACCACGAGTAGTCCGGAGCGGACCTCAGGCATAGAAAGCTTTGATGTAGCTGCCCACTTCACCTACTACCTCGATCAGAATGAAGTCCATGCCGGCTTTATGCGGCGCGAATCTACCTTGCGTTATGCCCTCGGCGGACAATTCCAGGGTGTACCGGAAATTGCCAGCAACGACCTCGAAGAACTGGATGCGTACGTGGAAGCAAACTTCACGTTTCCCGCAATCAACCTGAACTTCCAGCCGGGTATACACTGGTACCAGTTACCAGATATTGATGAGCAATGGATTGATCCGCGCGTTCGGCTGTCGTGGTCCCCAATCGCAGCGAAAGACAAGTTCAGCCTCAATGCTGCCTGGGGAATTTACCATCAGGGTACTGCCGGCTTGAACGACGAAAGAGATGTAGGTAACCTGTTCACCGCCTGGTTGCCCTCCCCGGCTGGCGCCATCCCGGAAAGCCAGCATTTTATTCTTGGGACCAACATCCAGCTCTATCCATGGCTATCCGTTGCCCTCGAAGGGTTTGCAAAAACCTTTGATAACCTTACAGTGCCTGTATTCAGTGCTTTGCCAAGTTTCACCACTTCGCTGCAAGCAGCTGATGGTGAAGCTTTTGGTTATGACTTCCGACTCGATTTCAAAGACCGGCCGTTCTGGGGCGAATCCAAGCTCGACGGTTACATGAGTTATGCCTTTTCGAAAGTCGAGTACAAAGCGTCTAACGTCACCTATACGCCGGCGCACGACAGGCGGCATCAGTTTAATGTGCTGCTCCATGCAGAAAAAGATCAGCTGGGGGTGACGGCACAATTCCAATATGGGTCTGGCCTGCCCTTTACGGAATCTTCCGGGTTTGATGTTTTTCTCCTGCTGACACCAGATACAGATGTCACCACGGAAGCCGGCCAGGATCGCATTCTGTATGGTTCTCCGTTTGATGGGCGGCAGCCTGCTTATCACCGCCTCGACCTTTGGCTTGAACGCCGTATAGACAAAGGCCGCACGGTAGTGACCTTGCGCGCCGGCGCCATTAACGTGTTGAACCGAAACAACCTGTTTTACTACGACCTGTTCACCTTTAGCCGGGTTGACCAGTTGCCGTTTATCCCTTCGGTTTGCCTCAAAGTAGAGCTCAGGTAA
- a CDS encoding PAS domain-containing protein — protein MLTNKPHLFLQMAERVAGMGWWHVGLVNHTLFWSEQVFRIHGLTPEAYTPELESAIGFYHPDDVPLVQQCIADAIEHKKPFEFELRIIRPDETLRWVHSMGDCQCDEAGNVVELYGIFEDITERKGAEARFELSVGAARAGVWDWDIAEGSFITNELFHLMLGEEPAEEPLPLTYFLNLLHPDDVERANEAIQNAHTNKAYIYDLEFRLKCQDGSYKWIRSAGQVVEYDVRDMPLRMIGQHFDIDEQKRIEEKLREALEDAKKASQAKSEFLANMSHEIRTPMNGVLGMSELLLSTKLEDEQLDLAQSVKRSGEALLRVINDILDFSKIEAGKIELSPTTFSISELLGDIPKLYNVLASQKNINLHLADIEEVPEYLRGDPDRLRQVLVNLIGNAIKFTPAGGHVCISVAVDSVDADNIKLVFTITDTGIGISEDKQKSIFEAFIQADATTTREYGGTGLGLAISSRLVQLMGGEIWLKSVQGKGSSFSFSSSFEIIDVDPEELLAEEQTNDTGRPLHILLAEDNIINQKVAVKFLEHAGHEIVVALNGAEAVAQYAANTFDLILMDIQMPVMSGEQALLEIRELPGGKAVPIVALTANAMRGDREKYLAGGFDGYISKPINRQQLISELIRLTKTIGAETPLPSLD, from the coding sequence ATGCTAACAAATAAACCGCACCTCTTTCTACAAATGGCGGAGCGTGTCGCCGGTATGGGATGGTGGCACGTTGGCTTGGTAAATCATACGCTTTTCTGGTCGGAGCAGGTATTTCGTATTCACGGTCTTACTCCGGAAGCATATACCCCTGAGCTTGAATCCGCAATTGGATTTTACCATCCTGACGACGTTCCGCTGGTACAGCAATGCATAGCTGATGCCATTGAGCACAAAAAGCCATTTGAATTCGAATTGCGCATTATTCGTCCAGACGAGACATTGCGGTGGGTGCATTCGATGGGGGATTGCCAGTGTGACGAAGCCGGCAACGTTGTTGAACTGTATGGTATTTTTGAGGATATAACGGAGCGCAAAGGTGCTGAGGCACGTTTTGAGCTTTCGGTTGGCGCGGCCCGCGCAGGAGTTTGGGATTGGGATATAGCAGAAGGCTCTTTTATCACAAATGAGTTATTTCACCTTATGCTAGGTGAAGAGCCCGCAGAAGAACCGTTGCCGCTAACGTATTTCCTTAACTTGTTGCATCCAGATGATGTAGAACGGGCAAATGAAGCCATTCAGAATGCACACACGAACAAAGCGTATATCTACGATCTCGAGTTTCGGTTGAAGTGCCAAGATGGCTCTTATAAGTGGATCAGAAGCGCTGGCCAGGTTGTAGAATATGACGTACGTGACATGCCGCTCCGCATGATCGGTCAGCATTTTGATATAGATGAGCAGAAGCGCATTGAGGAGAAATTACGCGAAGCCCTCGAAGATGCGAAAAAAGCCAGTCAGGCAAAGAGTGAGTTTCTGGCCAACATGAGCCATGAAATTCGCACACCCATGAATGGCGTTTTGGGCATGTCAGAACTGTTGCTTTCGACAAAACTCGAAGATGAACAGCTTGACCTCGCTCAATCTGTCAAGCGTTCCGGAGAAGCTCTGCTGAGGGTCATCAATGATATTCTGGATTTCTCGAAAATAGAAGCCGGAAAAATTGAATTGTCGCCAACCACATTCTCCATTTCTGAACTGTTGGGTGACATCCCGAAGCTTTACAATGTGTTAGCTTCTCAGAAAAACATTAACCTGCATCTTGCAGATATTGAGGAGGTCCCTGAATACCTCAGAGGGGATCCGGACCGGTTACGCCAGGTGCTTGTTAACCTGATTGGTAACGCAATCAAATTTACGCCGGCTGGTGGGCATGTCTGTATAAGCGTTGCTGTTGATAGCGTCGACGCGGATAACATAAAACTTGTCTTCACTATCACAGATACAGGTATTGGCATTAGCGAAGACAAACAGAAAAGCATTTTTGAAGCGTTTATCCAGGCGGATGCTACAACCACTCGGGAGTACGGCGGAACAGGCCTCGGCCTTGCAATCTCATCCAGACTTGTGCAGTTAATGGGCGGTGAGATCTGGTTAAAAAGCGTACAGGGCAAAGGGTCTTCCTTTTCCTTCTCTTCCTCGTTTGAGATCATCGACGTCGATCCAGAAGAGCTATTAGCCGAAGAGCAAACAAATGATACGGGCCGTCCACTTCATATTTTGCTAGCGGAAGACAACATCATCAACCAGAAGGTAGCTGTCAAATTCCTCGAGCATGCCGGCCATGAAATTGTTGTCGCGCTGAACGGGGCCGAGGCTGTGGCACAGTACGCTGCAAACACATTCGATCTGATCCTCATGGATATCCAAATGCCTGTAATGAGCGGTGAGCAGGCGCTGCTTGAAATCCGCGAATTACCCGGCGGCAAAGCAGTTCCCATCGTTGCACTTACGGCCAATGCCATGCGGGGTGATCGGGAGAAATACCTCGCCGGTGGGTTTGATGGATACATATCCAAACCCATCAACAGACAACAGCTTATAAGCGAATTGATACGGCTCACGAAGACAATAGGGGCAGAAACCCCGTTACCTTCTTTGGATTGA
- a CDS encoding nuclear transport factor 2 family protein, protein MKQLLWATMLVLCSLPIVACQAQDTETAEQGVDRIELERSAVAAFKAYASLLRESKFTESIDYYADDPRFVWVEDGAIKYDKKAQIKRALEGITQQGVVVSNFGLPTVWALNDTQVMVFAKFRTTVGKGSADEFTFAGAITAVMENRAEGWQFISGHTSSAPAGNGF, encoded by the coding sequence ATGAAGCAACTATTATGGGCGACAATGCTCGTGCTGTGTAGCTTGCCAATTGTTGCCTGTCAGGCGCAGGATACAGAAACCGCTGAACAGGGTGTAGATCGTATTGAGTTGGAGCGCAGTGCAGTTGCGGCTTTCAAAGCGTACGCTTCACTGCTAAGGGAGAGTAAGTTTACCGAGTCGATCGACTACTATGCGGATGATCCACGCTTTGTGTGGGTTGAGGATGGGGCCATCAAGTATGATAAGAAAGCCCAGATCAAGCGTGCACTCGAAGGCATTACACAGCAAGGTGTTGTTGTTTCAAACTTTGGCTTACCAACGGTATGGGCATTGAATGATACCCAGGTGATGGTATTTGCGAAGTTCAGGACAACCGTTGGGAAGGGATCTGCTGACGAGTTTACGTTTGCAGGCGCCATCACGGCTGTTATGGAGAATCGCGCGGAAGGCTGGCAATTTATTTCAGGGCATACATCGTCTGCACCTGCAGGCAACGGCTTCTAG